A genomic segment from Bacteroidota bacterium encodes:
- a CDS encoding T9SS type A sorting domain-containing protein — translation MKKNLHLLLVFLLLSSTANLLHAQCWKYISTNNSMSTALRTDSTLWVWGNNGKGQYGNGTYSNSSSPLYYAYGKKWTSTSAGGWHLIAKRNDGSLWTSGWNMYGQLGLGGTGDVPVLSQMGLQYDWDTAACGYASSCAIKTNGTLWTWGRNNKGQLGVGNYNQYNSPTLVDSSTNWKFISPSHGHMHAIKTNGTLWAWGENNAGQLGDGTNLNRPLPVPIGTDSNWVKVSSKYWATIGLKANGTVWAWGDNTFGQVDTSLIDKYYPVQIGSDSDWVDISSGYYHFVAIKSNGTLWTWGRNNFGQLGDNSLIDKYVPQKIGIDTNWAKCSAGINSTLALKTTGELKSWGNNLSGTLGNGTFTSSSVPVSVFCLAVSIDEIQNAFSIYPNPVNDYIRIENSKNVKIDRICVIDYMGKTIAEEQNEFDGFTCSNLKSGIYYMLIYTGGKMHSNKFLKN, via the coding sequence ATGAAAAAAAACTTACACCTACTACTTGTTTTCCTCCTTTTAAGCAGCACAGCCAACCTGCTTCATGCACAATGCTGGAAATATATTTCAACCAACAATAGTATGTCAACTGCACTTCGAACCGATAGCACACTTTGGGTTTGGGGTAACAATGGAAAAGGGCAGTATGGCAATGGAACCTACAGTAATAGCTCTTCTCCTTTGTATTATGCTTATGGAAAAAAATGGACTTCGACCTCAGCCGGTGGTTGGCATTTGATTGCCAAAAGAAACGATGGTAGTTTATGGACTTCAGGTTGGAATATGTACGGGCAATTAGGATTGGGCGGAACAGGAGATGTACCTGTACTTTCGCAAATGGGCCTGCAATACGATTGGGATACTGCTGCTTGTGGTTATGCCTCAAGTTGTGCCATTAAAACAAATGGTACTTTATGGACCTGGGGACGAAATAATAAAGGTCAGTTAGGTGTTGGAAATTACAATCAATACAATAGCCCTACCTTGGTTGACAGTAGCACCAATTGGAAATTTATTTCGCCCAGTCATGGACACATGCATGCCATTAAAACCAACGGCACACTTTGGGCCTGGGGAGAAAATAATGCCGGGCAATTGGGTGATGGTACAAACTTAAACAGACCACTTCCTGTGCCTATTGGAACGGATAGCAACTGGGTAAAAGTATCGTCAAAATATTGGGCTACTATTGGTTTAAAAGCCAACGGAACAGTTTGGGCTTGGGGAGATAACACTTTTGGTCAAGTTGATACATCACTCATTGATAAATATTATCCTGTGCAAATAGGAAGCGATAGCGATTGGGTAGATATATCTTCGGGCTACTATCATTTTGTTGCTATTAAGTCGAACGGAACTTTATGGACTTGGGGCCGCAACAATTTTGGCCAGTTAGGCGATAATAGTTTGATTGATAAATATGTGCCACAAAAAATTGGAATCGATACCAATTGGGCTAAATGTTCAGCCGGTATCAACTCTACATTGGCATTGAAAACAACGGGCGAATTGAAATCGTGGGGAAATAACCTAAGTGGAACATTGGGAAATGGAACATTCACCAGCAGTTCGGTGCCGGTTAGCGTTTTTTGCTTGGCGGTATCCATCGATGAAATTCAAAACGCTTTTAGTATTTATCCTAATCCGGTGAACGATTATATACGAATAGAAAACAGCAAAAATGTTAAGATTGATCGGATTTGTGTGATTGATTATATGGGCAAAACTATAGCTGAAGAACAAAATGAATTTGATGGTTTCACTTGCTCAAACCTGAAAAGTGGCATCTATTATATGCTGATTTATACAGGCGGTAAAATGCATTCCAATAAATTTTTGAAAAACTAA
- a CDS encoding SRPBCC domain-containing protein — translation MNYAIKHLLHIHAPKTKVFEAITSINGLRNWWTIETSGDAALGGIIQFRFSTNGGPDMKVKEMSMDEKLVWECMESNHGWKGNLLTFLLDENEGKTRVRFSHEGWNEQDDFYAICSFAWARYMESLRQYCQTGNGEAFGTAGYRI, via the coding sequence ATGAACTACGCTATTAAACACTTGCTGCACATACATGCACCAAAAACAAAAGTATTTGAAGCTATAACCAGCATAAATGGGTTACGCAACTGGTGGACCATTGAAACTTCGGGCGATGCGGCTTTAGGAGGTATTATACAATTTCGCTTTTCTACCAATGGTGGACCAGATATGAAAGTGAAAGAAATGAGCATGGATGAAAAACTTGTATGGGAATGTATGGAGAGTAACCATGGATGGAAAGGAAACCTACTTACTTTTTTATTAGATGAAAATGAGGGTAAAACTCGCGTACGATTTTCGCACGAAGGATGGAATGAGCAAGATGATTTTTATGCCATTTGCAGTTTTGCTTGGGCGCGCTACATGGAAAGTTTGCGGCAATATTGTCAAACAGGTAATGGAGAAGCATTTGGCACTGCGGGATATAGAATATAA
- a CDS encoding DinB family protein codes for MKKSIYPAEIMLVMNSRLFIAALEGVNDEQANQRISDHNNPLIWLATHTTWARFNICAMLGKPAKNPYEGKFENFKAYDPKDNYPTLAEVKVEWNKASELLKEALNTVTEEHLAAESPLKSPIGDFTFGGTVAFLAQHESYDIGQMAFLKKYHTKVAMKY; via the coding sequence ATGAAAAAATCCATTTATCCTGCTGAAATCATGTTAGTCATGAACAGTCGATTATTTATCGCAGCTTTAGAAGGCGTAAACGATGAACAAGCCAATCAAAGAATTAGTGATCACAACAATCCATTAATTTGGTTAGCTACTCATACTACTTGGGCACGATTTAATATTTGCGCTATGTTAGGGAAACCTGCTAAAAATCCGTACGAAGGAAAATTTGAAAATTTTAAAGCCTATGATCCCAAAGACAACTATCCTACTTTGGCCGAAGTGAAAGTAGAATGGAACAAAGCTTCAGAATTATTAAAAGAAGCATTAAACACAGTAACCGAAGAACACTTAGCAGCTGAAAGCCCTTTAAAAAGCCCAATTGGCGATTTTACATTTGGTGGTACTGTGGCCTTTCTAGCACAACACGAAAGCTATGATATTGGACAAATGGCTTTCTTGAAAAAGTACCATACCAAAGTAGCTATGAAGTACTAA